tatattttttataaacacattctttaatattttttattttatatatatatatcaaatcattatagtaaaatttttttttttgtaaaaatttagaaaatagcaatccaaatgagTTTAGTAGTACTGCAAAATTACAAATGGTTACGAAAGTTGCTACCACCTCACAGTAGTAGTCTAGTAGCGGTAGGACCGTAGGAGGACAAAAGTTCCTGCTTCCTGCCTCCTCCTGCTCTGTTCACGCCACCTCGCAGCGTACATCATCCCTCACACCGTCTTCTCAGTCTACTTTTCCTACGCCCTCTCTTCAACAGCACAACGTTGAATGCTACTCCTAAGTCCTACTATCCCCCACCCGAATATTCCATTGGATCCTCTTCATTTTCCCCGTCTCTCTCTCTTATAAATTAGACCGACCTACCTAAAATCTCCCCGTAACACGCCACGCCCCCCAAACCCCCAAAGACACAACAGCTGCATCTGGTCAGAACTTATCATGAGTGAGAGCCTAAAAACAGAATACCAACTTTGCGAAGAGCTTGGCCGTGGTAGATTCGGGATCGTCTACCGCTGCTTCTCTCCATTAACCGGCGAATCTTACGCCTGCAAAACCATCGACAAAACCCTCCTCCTGGATTCCACCGACCGTGAGTGTCTCGAGAAGGAACCCAAAATCCTCCACCTCGTCGCCGGACATCCCAACATTCTCCACCTCTTCAAAATCTACGAGGACGACAACTACCTCCATTTGATCTCCGAGCTCTGTTCTGCCGGCGATGATCTTTTCACCAGGGTCTCCAGAGGCCCGTTGATGGAACCGGAGGCTGCCCAGATTTTGAAGCAGTTGGTGTCTGCCATCAGTTATTGCCACCATATGGGCGTAGCCCATCGAGATATCAAGCCGGATAACATACTTTTTGACACCAGGGGCCGGCTGAAGTTGGCTGATTTCGGGTCGGCAGAGTGGTTTGGGATGAACTGCGAGAGTGGAATGATGGAAGGGATTGTTGGGACGCCGTATTATGTGGCGCCTGAGGTGCTGAGAGGGAGGGAGTATAATGAGAAAGTCGATGTGTGGAGTGCTGGTGTCATTTTGTACATTATGCTTTCTGGGGTTCCTCCGTTTTTTGGGGAGACTTCCACGGAGACTTTTGAGGCTGTCTTGAGGGGTAATTTGAGATTTCCTCACAGGCTTTTCAGGTCTGTTTCCCCTGAAGCCAAGGATTTGCTCAGGAAAATGATCTGCAAGGATGTTTCTAGGCGGATTTCTGCTGATCAAGTTTTAAGTAAGTTGGCCTTTGCAATATTCTTTGTTACTGCGAAGTTTCATTTCTTTCGTTTTCTTTTGCCTTTTTCTGCTCGCTCAGGGTTTAATCTGGGTTCCATCTTACATGGttctgttgatttttttttttatttggggtTTGATAGAACCcttgttttttttgttggggggggggggggggggtggggtgtGGGGGATCGGTTTGGTCTTTAGGAACATAGGTCCAATattgatttggttggttaaagAAATGAAATTGGATCTCTGGTAACTTCAGTTGTTATCTTAGCTGTTGGATAAGAATAGATGTCTAAGAATTGTGTTGTATTTTGCGTCTGCCTCGGTCTTTCCCTCATTCTTTCCCCAAGCAAAGTTTTTTCTGCTTATTAGCCATTTAATCGTGAGTTTGATCTAATCTATTTTGTGTTAATTTCAGGACATCCCTGGGTCATCAGTGGAGGAGAGATCAGATCAATGGCTGATCTCACCTGAAATCCTAAAAAAGGTGTATCTACTATATAAATAGATATATCACTATAATATCTCAGTACAAGTCTGAGTTCCTCTGCTGTACATAGACCATCTAGAGACCATATCTGAGAGTCTGAAAGATGGTTGTTGGggaaaagatggaagaaagaaCAGTCGGCCGCATCTTTACAGCTCACAGCCAAGGATGGAGGGCTGTTGCTTCCCATTTTGCTTTTACTTTTCCTCAGGTGTGGAGGAGCGGAATCTGAGGCTGTAAATATATGCGGATGGTTATGTATTAGTAGTACTAGTGCTGCTGAGAGTGCAACTGTGTAAATCAGATGCTGAATTTTCTTCATTCCATGCAACTGTGtgcccctttttcttttttttttttccagcgtAATGGGGACTATGAGGTTGAGGAAATTGAAGGAACCAGCACTAATGCTTGTCTACCGTATCTTGTTGAGCTGCACGCTGTACAAATGTTTGTCCTATAATAAAGTAGTATCTTGAATCTTGAAGAAATTTCCAcatctttctttttgagtttggAATCTCTTGTTGGGAAGCAAAGCATTAGCAATATCCTATGTTGAAATTCGTGTAAACTAGTCGTAGAATGCGGATAGCGAAAAGATGAGGAAAGTTCGTCGTGTAACTGATGGATGTACGGGTTGTTGTACTGATACTACCAAAGTTCTCTGTGGCGCCCATCAAGGAGAGATTGATGGCTTTACGTCTTTTCCTTTGTCAATTGAGCATAATGGACGCCAAGGAAAACCAGTTTTTGAATGCGGAACAAAGGAAGTTGTCTTCACAATTTTGCTGGAAGTACATTATGAGCATATGCCTTTTGAGTGTTTTTGTGGACTGTGATTCTGTTACCGTCTGATTAAAGTTACTCCCCTTGTTTTGCTTATGCTTAAGGTGAGAAGTTGACACTGGAGAGAAAAGAGGAATAGAGTTTAGATTAGTTTGGCTGTCTCTGGCCCTGTCTCTTACTACTCATCAACTATCTTTGAGGACCCACAATAATGGTTGAGTTGCACATGCATTGTTTTGACACTTCGATGAATAGTTGAGTGACACGTATTGGTTATTCCCAAAGGTCCCTCTGCTATTGGTCCGTACTCCGTAGCACAGGGAAGAGAGAGGGAAATTGTGGTACAGACTACTGGACCactaaccaaaaaagaaaagaaaaagccagAGATAGATGGGATGGGAATATGAAATTCAATTAAAGAGGTTTAGGAGTTTATCCTAAATACTACATAACTGGCACGACatatcttattattattataggaTATTATAAAACGTGAGTAGGGATTTGAAATTAACAAAAAGTGTTAAAATTTATACTTTCAAAAATATCCTTCTaatatttgttattatttatcTACATCTTATCTAAAAAACTTCCCACTTCTACCGCAACATAACTATTACTGCTACACTCGATTAACTGATTAACTAATCCACTAACGAAAATTGCATCACCTCCCAAAAatcactttgtttttttttttttccaaaatatgcACGCATATAATGCGTGACCCACCCGCTAGTTGTAAAGAATTTTTACATTCCTCTTACCATTTGTTTTCTCGTTTTCTCAAGAACAAAGTGAAGTGAAACGATCAACCAAAGCCAATTTCATATAATTACAAGTGTAGTTATGATAAATCTCTAATCAATTAGATTGCCACCCACGCCTGTATAATTACACGGAGGTATCTTTCATGTTTTCAAGCGGATGGGAGTAAAGCCGTTTCCCCACCCTAGAACTAGAAGCTACTCGGGACAAATGGATAAGCACATTAggatctagcacaaacaatctAATAGGTAGCAGGTTACAGAAGAGCGGATGGATGACTGGGTACGCATGATAATTGATTTTTGATAAAAGTCCAAAAAGCGAACCCCATGTGTAATTAGGTAAGACGTGTAGCGTTATAAGGACGAAAGTTAGGAGTACTATTTTAGATCTGTGGAATATCATATCAGTTTGGTATGTTGACAATTGatagttgctttttttttttttttttttttgggtgaaaacCGAAATGGGACCCACCAAATAGTCGACGCAATTACTAGGTCTCAAAATCTAAGGTGGAacgttgaattattgataacgTGCGTGGTTGATAAGTTATCTTTCCTGCTATCTTTTTGTTCGTTCCATCATGCAACAAATTCGtagttttagatatttaacttttggaattaaaatattttggaaCCAGCAATCAGAAAAACAAAAGTGCAACTTTCGCTGGGTTGGTTTTTGTGTTTTAGAGTAATTTTATAGTTAGCAGTTTTGGCTTTTTTGGATTGCTTTTTCCTaaatattttgtaaaaaaattactgtaacaatttgatatatatgaagtaaaaaggtgattgaaattgTGCTGCTGTCCAAACAAACATAGGGAGTAGGAAAGGAATGAACTAATACGAGTAAAGTTGGCGAGAAATGGACTAAAGTTccaaaaaatgaggaagaaatcaCCACCATTTATTAAGTGCTTGTCTTTTAGACAAAAGTACAATTATGAACCACCAActcattattttcttttgcatcaAATAACCAATAAATTAACCCCGTATTTGATTTTTCGAAGATCACCAATTATTTGTTCTTCAGAGATGCTTGCAAAACTCTCTAATTTTCTGGAGAAACTCGCAATTTCGCCAAAGCTAGTGTATCATcaattcctcatttttcttcacGGGAGAATCATCTGGTAAAACGGCAATACAATAAAAGAGAGTGCAAAGGCCgcacaaaaagaaagaaaaattcttGATGTAGAAAGGAGATTCCTTTTGTCTGATGCCAAATATCCGCATTTTCAGGaggcatgattttttttttgaaacaataGTGTCTGATCTTCACCAACCTTCTAGATACATAAAAGATTACGTTGAGCAGTTCAACTTTGAAGATTCCACCAAATCTACCCGCAAGaaatatgacaaaaagaaaagtaatTTCCCAACTTGCGATTCCTCTAATAAGATAATATATGTGTCAAAAAAAATCTTAATGAGTTTCTAGATTTGGCTGAAGAGATTGGATGGAATCAGAATTTAAGTTTAGTGATTACCTATGCATTTAGTTATCTCAGTTCTTGGTTGGGTGGCTAGTCCCTGACCATCAAATTACCAAACCACCTCTGCAAAATCCAATTTAAACCCATACCCATTAAAATGATGAGATCTCTAAACTGTTTAATTAATCATGCAGAATTAAACTAATACATCAACTTCATCGTTGCCTAAGCTGGCTGGCGCCCCTGCTTCAAAAGGCCGGCTGATGTTTCACTCAGTTACACTGCCTCAAATTGCATCAGCCTTCGACTTATAATAAAgcaattcaatttcaaaaaattataaataatatTCGATGTGGCCGCCCATGACGAGCAGTCTATTTATTTGATTCCATAATTTCCATTTTCAATTAGCAGTTGGGCAGTAGAATCAATGTAGAAGGTCTTCAGTCTTTTTAAGTCTCAAGTCTAATGTCAAGTATACAAGTactttattataaatttatgaAGAGAAGCTACCAGTTTTCTTCCTTGACGATCGATGGGCTATATGGGGAACAAGTCTCGTCTTAGTTTTTCGAAATAGTTTTGTACTCTTTctgtcccattttgatagtcctaattctttttttcacacaaatttagattgctattttttctaaaatacctttcattaaataaagttgacttttcatatatcaatatATTTGGGAAAATCTAAAtgcattaaatggggtaggttatATTCAATACTaacaatctatattaaataacatataatttatagtaataacaacttatattgaataagggtattttagagaaattaaaaaataactacattttttcaattggaaagtggattaCAACTTGGAACAGACGAAAACGAAAAatagaactatcaaagtgggacggaggaaATTAGTATTTTTTTGTGAAACTAAAAAATTCAAGTTGGAACCAATTCCAATGAAGGATCTTTTACCCGAAGTCGAAAGCATTGGGAGGAATATGCTTTTAGAGCATTCCGAAATTTTGCGTGCTTGAAATTGAATGAGGGAGGGAGATCAGTGGTCCTGCATGCAGACTTATCGATAATAGCCCAGGCAACTATCAGAAACTTTCCAATTTCCAAATGAGACTTTCAGGTGTGAAAGAGAGAAGATGCATCCTGTGAAAGGGTCAAAAGTCCATCGTGCCATGTGGGATTTGGAAAGGTGTGTGTGTTGGAGTAGTGCATAGGATATTGGACCAAAATTTCTTGGCGACAGTAAATGGACCAGGTTTTGTCAGTTAGTCAAAGGTTATAGTTATAGCACTCAGATAAGCGAACTCGATTATTGAAGTTCACTGGCAGTTTGCTTATGGCCATTGGTCAAGATAAGATAAGTTCAAATACTCCTGCCTCgtttgaagaaaaatttttataatctCTGTGAATAttctttttatataatttttaattactttttatcttacatatattatactataaaaaatattttaataaatttttattatgtaaaaataatatttataaaaaatataaaaattttgttGAAGCAATACTCACGTCATAAAAAAGTGATACAGTAACTTTTGAAAGTATCTAACGCCTGCTTTTGGCCATGGAATTCGTGCGTCATCATGTCTTTGATCggcaagaaaaaaaacactCAATACACCCGACCCGACAGATTGATATAATGGTCAAATGAGGGCACATTTCCTAGTATTTCACAGCTAAGAAAAATTTGGAGACATGATCTGGGGTTCAAAGTTTTGACCATCATGCTAATTGATCTCATCTCTAATTGGGGAACAGAAAATCAACTAGATAAGTAGCATCGCGAGAAAATGTAGACGAACGATCACACTAGTACAGCATTTCTTAATTTCCTCGAGACCTgcttaaagaaaagaaaagtcactTATGGAGTAGAGATTCCTTTTGTCTATGGGGCtttgtttgaattgcatttttttagattttttgtaaaaaaattactgtaacgatttgatatatgtgaggtaaaaaagtaattgaaaaatgtgtacacgaaaaattttctgatttttgtcattttgtcgACAGCTTGGTCATCTTAAATGAAGAATCCGTCAAATAACTTGTCTTCTTCTAGTTCTAGATGTTTCAGTTTCTGGAGGCcggtttaaaaaatttttactcatttaaatattttttttaagcaaTACATTGGTCCTTTGATGGATAATTTTGTCCTTACCTTTATGTTGTTTCCCTatatccccccccccccttttttaaATTGCGTTCAACTTGTCAAATTTGATGCATATTcacttttccatttttgatctaCCTGTTGCACTCGTGACATTAAAACGAGAAAGAAAATTCTTTAGGtcatttataaaatatgagtgTCACAAATAAAGCATGTTTTAAATGGTTCTGGACTTGACCTCAATTGAGGTCCATAGTTTCTtacccaaagaaaatgaagaaacttAGCAGCCCATAAATTCTTATCGTTTGATTAGTACGTAGATACTTCAACTTTCTCCTTGGGAATTTAAATTTAACTGAAAAAGCAAAAGTATGAGGGAAGTCAAAACAGTTGAGAGAGTTGAAAGCCAACGCTGTCATGTTTGACCAGGAGAAAAGTCGTCCCGCTTATACAAAGTCCCAGCGGGTTTAAATTATAAGCTCTGCAAGCCTCCAAATTATAAACGGAACTACTGATTTAGCGCGCATCTGAATCACGTGCTTTGCTCGGAATCAATCAGCTTAGCATCTTCATCGTTTTATTCTTTTCctattttgttttccctttttttttttttggtctgttTCGTTGTTTCTACGATGTTTAAATGAGAATCACATAGGGCGGCATTCCG
This portion of the Coffea arabica cultivar ET-39 chromosome 2e, Coffea Arabica ET-39 HiFi, whole genome shotgun sequence genome encodes:
- the LOC113730608 gene encoding phosphoenolpyruvate carboxylase kinase 2, which translates into the protein MSESLKTEYQLCEELGRGRFGIVYRCFSPLTGESYACKTIDKTLLLDSTDRECLEKEPKILHLVAGHPNILHLFKIYEDDNYLHLISELCSAGDDLFTRVSRGPLMEPEAAQILKQLVSAISYCHHMGVAHRDIKPDNILFDTRGRLKLADFGSAEWFGMNCESGMMEGIVGTPYYVAPEVLRGREYNEKVDVWSAGVILYIMLSGVPPFFGETSTETFEAVLRGNLRFPHRLFRSVSPEAKDLLRKMICKDVSRRISADQVLRHPWVISGGEIRSMADLT